Proteins co-encoded in one Dryobates pubescens isolate bDryPub1 chromosome 4, bDryPub1.pri, whole genome shotgun sequence genomic window:
- the SCNN1G gene encoding amiloride-sensitive sodium channel subunit gamma: MAPPGPEGGRGAAGAMAPGKKITARIKRTLPVRGPQAPTLSELMRWYCLNTNTHGCRRIVVSRGRLRRFIWILLTLSAVGLILWQCAELLLNYYSASVSVTVQFQKLPFPAVTICNINPYKYSSMKDYLSELDKETKKALETFYGFSEGKSKVRRSVDEWNSTRSDFFKQIPLVKFEDFSKTATDLHSGQKRKIEGSVFHKDSSIVNSGDSNDIIGFQLCDANNSSDCALYTFSSGVNAIQEWYKLHYMNIMAQIPLETKEQASYSADDLLLTCFFDGLSCDKRHFTRFHHPLHGNCYTFNSGENGTVLSTSTGGSEYGLQVVLYIDEADYNPFLVTSTGAKIMVHDQDEYPFIEDIGTEIETAAATSIGMHFTRSRKLSKPYSDCTETGADIPVENLYNKSYSLQICLHSCFQKAMVDSCGCAQYAQPLPAGAEYCNYKKNPNWMYCYYRLHEKFVKEQLGCQQICKDACSFKEWALTTSIAQWPSTVSEDWMLRVLSWDKGQKLNKKLNKTDLANLMVFYKDLNERFISENPANTLVILLSNFGGQLGLWMSCSVVCVIEIVEVFFIDSLSIVLRRQWQKAKKWWNDRKRQPSGKPPQAADLERQGHDNPACLDEDLPTFNTALRLPLPQDSPLPRTPPPNYSTLRLESAFSEQLPDTLEPGRH; encoded by the exons ATGGCACCGCCAGGCCCCGAGGGCGGCCGAG GTGCCGCCGGTGCCATGGCTCCCGGGAAGAAGATCACGGCCCGCATCAAGAGGACGCTGCCGGTGCGGGGCCCGCAGGCGCCGACCCTGAGCGAGCTGATGCGCTGGTACTGCCTGAACACCAACACGCACGGCTGCCGCCGCATCGTCGTGTCCCGCGGTCGCCTGCGCCGCTTCATCTGGATCCTGCTGACACTCAGCGCCGTGGGGCTCATCCTCTGGCAGTGCGCCGAGCTGCTGCTCAACTACTACAGCGCCTCGGTCTCCGTCACCGTCCAGTTTCAGAAGCTGCCCTTCCCCGCCGTCACCATTTGCAATATCAACCCCTACAA GTACAGTTCCATGAAAGATTATTTATCTGAACTGgacaaagagacaaaaaaagctTTGGAGACTTTCTATGGCTTCTCAGAGGGCAAGTCCAAGGTGCGGCGGTCAGTGGATGAGTGGAACAGCACCAGGAGTGATTTCTTCAAACAGATCCCTCTGGTGAAGTTTGAGGACTTCTCAAAGACAGCAACTGACCTTCACAGTGGCCAGAAGAGGAAAATAGAGGGCAGTGTCTTCCACAAGGACTCATCCATAGTGAACTCTGGGGATTCAAATGATATCATTGGCTTTCAGCTG TGTGATGCAAACAACAGCAGTGACTGTGCGCTTTACACGTTCAGCTCTGGTGTCAATGCTATCCAGGAGTGGTACAAGCTGCACTACATGAACATCATGGCACAGATTCCCCTGGAGACTAAAGAACAGGCCAGTTATTCTGCTGATGACCTTCTGCTGACATGTTTCTTTGATGGCCTCTCTTGTGACAAAAG GCACTTCACTCGCTTCCATCACCCCCTGCACGGCAACTGCTACACCTTCAACAGCGGTGAGAACGGGacggtcctgagcacctccacgGGCGGCAGCGAGTACG GATTGCAGGTGGTTCTGTACATAGACGAGGCGGACTACAACCCCTTCCTGGTGACATCCACAGGGGCCAAGATCATGGTCCATGACCAGGATGAGTACCCCTTCATTGAAGACATCGGCACTGAAATCGAGACGGCAGCAGCCACCTCCATCGGGATGCACTTT ACTCGGTCTCGCAAGCTGAGCAAACCCTACAGCGACTGCACAGAGACTGGGGCAGACATACCAGTGGAAAATCTCTACAACAAGAGCTACTCCCTGCAG ATCTGCCTGCACTCCTGCTTCCAGAAGGCCATGGTGGACTCGTGTGGCTGTGCCCAGTATGCCCAGCCCTtgcctgctggggcagagtACTGCAACtacaagaaaaaccccaactggA TGTACTGCTACTACAGACTGCATGAGAAGTTTgtgaaggagcagctgggctgccagcaaatCTGCAAAGATGCCTGCAG cttcaagGAGTGGGCACTCACCACCAGCATCGCCCAGTGGCCGTCCACTGTCTCAGAG GACTGGATGCTTCGAGTTCTCTCTTGGGACAAAGGGCAAAAACTCAACAAGAAGCTGAACAA GACGGACCTTGCGAACCTCATGGTGTTTTACAAAGACCTGAACGAGAGATTCATTTCAGAGAACCCAGCCAACACA ctcgtCATTCTCCTCTCCAACTTCGGGGGCCAGCTGGGCCTTTGGAtgagctgctctgtggtttGCGTCATCGAGATCGTGGAGGTCTTCTTCATCGACTCTCTCTCCATCGTGCTGCGGCGCCAGTGGCAGAAGGCCAAGAAGTGGTGGAACGACCGCAAGAGGCAGCCCTCGGGGAAGCCTCCGCAGGCTGCGGACCTGGAGAGGCAGGGCCACGACAACCCTGCCTGCCTCGACGAGGACCTGCCCACCTTCAACACCGCCCTGCGCCTGCCGCTGCCCCAGGACAGCCCTCTGCCCAGGACTCCCCCTCCCAACTACAGCACTTTGCGGCTGGAGAGCGCCTTCAGCGAGCAGCTGCCCGACACGCTGGAGCCCGGGCGGCACTGA